A part of Roseitalea porphyridii genomic DNA contains:
- a CDS encoding acyl-CoA dehydrogenase family protein — MALRPLQKLEVEYEHRMGGEEVVANAASLVPWLLDQAGRVDRERTIPHDVAARLIETGIFRLAQPRRFGGMSASPSVMWRAVFEIARGCASCAWVAGLTCANLLVVGRFSEAAQNDVFLSGGSPVVPLLTGGVGHDVTIETRSDGIEVSGKWRYASGIDLASWVGLLVSPKTEDGQVNPVLVLVPAEAFMVDNESWHVMGMRGTGSKNIALQKTFVPAYRTMDWAALQAGETHATCPNDEAAYRFPLNALLAMSVIAPTLGVASAVAEEYAAIVSQRVQSGTHQRQIADKASHVDLATGIATMDLLRNALISEVEAIEHKVEHGQALNVEDRALLRMKIAITARNGLAVAQGLFAGVGGSLLPEGTRIERQFRDLHAMSSHFLLQPVPIGEAYGRLLLGLDLPSGARL; from the coding sequence ATGGCTCTGCGGCCTCTCCAGAAGCTTGAAGTCGAATACGAACATCGGATGGGTGGTGAAGAAGTTGTTGCCAACGCCGCATCTTTGGTTCCATGGTTGCTTGATCAGGCCGGCCGGGTCGATCGGGAACGCACGATACCTCACGACGTAGCGGCGAGGCTGATCGAAACCGGCATCTTCCGGTTGGCGCAGCCGCGCCGCTTTGGCGGCATGAGCGCTTCTCCCAGCGTCATGTGGCGGGCAGTCTTCGAGATCGCGCGGGGCTGTGCGTCATGTGCATGGGTCGCTGGCCTGACCTGCGCAAATCTGCTTGTCGTCGGACGCTTCTCGGAAGCGGCGCAAAACGATGTCTTCCTGTCCGGCGGTTCACCGGTCGTGCCCTTGCTCACCGGCGGTGTGGGCCACGACGTCACGATTGAAACCCGTTCCGATGGCATCGAGGTGTCAGGCAAATGGCGCTACGCATCGGGCATCGATCTTGCCTCCTGGGTCGGCCTGCTCGTCAGCCCCAAAACGGAAGATGGTCAGGTCAATCCCGTCCTCGTGCTGGTTCCCGCCGAGGCTTTCATGGTCGATAATGAAAGTTGGCATGTGATGGGCATGCGCGGTACCGGGAGCAAGAACATTGCTCTTCAGAAGACATTCGTTCCGGCCTACAGAACGATGGACTGGGCCGCTCTTCAGGCCGGCGAGACGCACGCTACCTGCCCCAACGACGAGGCGGCTTATCGTTTTCCTCTCAATGCGCTGCTCGCCATGTCGGTGATAGCGCCCACCCTCGGCGTCGCTTCCGCGGTCGCCGAGGAATATGCCGCGATCGTCAGTCAGCGTGTGCAGTCCGGAACGCATCAAAGGCAGATCGCCGACAAGGCATCCCATGTTGACCTCGCAACCGGCATCGCGACGATGGACCTGCTGCGCAATGCGCTGATCTCCGAAGTCGAGGCGATCGAGCACAAAGTTGAACACGGTCAGGCATTGAACGTTGAGGACCGTGCCCTTCTGCGTATGAAGATCGCAATCACTGCGCGCAATGGTCTGGCCGTCGCCCAAGGGCTCTTCGCCGGCGTTGGCGGAAGCCTTTTGCCAGAAGGAACCCGGATCGAACGGCAGTTTCGCGACTTGCATGCCATGAGCAGCCATTTCCTGCTGCAGCCAGTTCCGATCGGCGAGGCTTATGGCCGGCTCTTGCTGGGCCTTGACCTGCCATCGGGCGCGCGCCTGTGA
- a CDS encoding RidA family protein produces MAKTTSNPDKPAFATPDGSTIFRKFGYSAAVRAGGLVFVAGQIGLNPDGTVPDDDEGQIVRAFERLELVLESAGCDMGDLVELVSYHVGLQNHLAQFVEIKKRFVPEPYPTWTILEVAGLARPDLVIEVKAVAAVPDN; encoded by the coding sequence ATGGCCAAGACCACCTCCAATCCAGACAAGCCCGCATTCGCTACGCCGGACGGTTCGACGATCTTCAGAAAATTCGGTTACTCGGCGGCTGTGCGTGCCGGCGGTTTGGTTTTTGTCGCAGGCCAGATCGGCCTCAATCCCGACGGCACCGTGCCGGACGATGACGAAGGACAGATCGTGCGCGCGTTCGAACGGCTTGAACTCGTGCTGGAAAGCGCGGGATGCGACATGGGGGATCTCGTCGAACTCGTATCCTATCATGTCGGTTTGCAGAACCACCTCGCCCAGTTCGTCGAGATCAAGAAACGGTTTGTCCCCGAGCCATATCCGACCTGGACCATTCTCGAAGTTGCCGGTTTGGCGCGGCCCGACCTTGTAATTGAAGTGAAGGCCGTGGCCGCCGTGCCCGACAACTGA